In a genomic window of Caloenas nicobarica isolate bCalNic1 chromosome 1, bCalNic1.hap1, whole genome shotgun sequence:
- the IL15RA gene encoding interleukin-15 receptor subunit alpha produces MARLLLLLLCGTVVLLLPRTAAGTVPARCSRPKDVANAHIDAGNNTLLNTRLRYTCNPGYKRKAGTSTLIQCILRDGSSEPDWTHTTLQCIRDPALPPQTPSPELLTAPNIKTTTQKGGTTDASPTSSPSLSPVPPATRGPSPETSTLLEMPPPLETSTSGEGTTPLLTAPPDHAAVSIQTLASSIGLPLLVVVGVVSCCCWRMKMRVRQDYAVAATAIPMMALAAENEEMSPPDVFPTG; encoded by the exons ATGgcgcggctgctgctgctgctgctctgcggTACCGTCGTCCTCCTGCTGCCCCGGACCGCCGCCGGCACCG TCCCAGCGCGATGCAGTCGCCCCAAAGATGTGGCCAACGCTCACATTGACGCGGGCAACAACACGCTGCTCAACACCCGCCTGCGCTACACCTGCAACCCCGGCTACAAGCGCAAAGCCGGTACCTCCACCCTCATCCAGTGCATCCTCCGTGACGGTTCCAGTGAGCCCGACTGGACCCACACCACCCTCCAGTGCATCC GAGACCCAGCTCTACCTCCGCAAAcccccagccctgagctgctGACGGCACCAAACATCAAGACAACAACCCAGAAAG GAGGAACCACCGACGCCAGCCCGACCTCCAGCCCCAGTCTGTCACCGGTGCCACCAGCAACTCGTGGGCCATCACCGGAGACATCGACGCTATTGGAGATGCCCCCACCACTAGAGACATCCACATCAGGAGAGGGGACAACCCCGCTGCTCACCGCCCCCCCAGACCATGCCGCAG tCTCCATCCAGACCCTGGCCTCTTCCATTG GGCTCCCGTTGCTGGTGGTTGTTGGCGTCGTGTCCTGTTGCTGCTGGAGGATGAAAAT GCGTGTGCGGCAGGACTACGCGGTGGCGGCGACTGCCATCCCCATGATGGCTCTTGCTGCCGAGAACGAGGAGATGTCACCGCCCGACGTCTTCCCCACGGGCTGA